Proteins encoded in a region of the uncultured Paludibaculum sp. genome:
- a CDS encoding sugar phosphate isomerase/epimerase: protein MKHRRDFLKSALATLPAAAWAKSNEVRLGAQSYSFRDRDLDGAIAGYQAAGLKYVELFSGHIEPTGTSAKPVTREELRQWRLETPLKHFEDVAAKIKAGGLTLVAYNYSFREDFTDAEIARGFDIAKALGVQWITASSNVTTAKRIDPFARKAKVKVGMHNHSRIAPNEFATPQNFADAMAGTSEYICINLDIGHFCAANFDPVEFLDKHHERILTLHTKDRKRDQGDNVPFGQGDTPIRAVLQLLKTKGYDNPPMIEYEYKGADTVAEVKKCADFCRAALA, encoded by the coding sequence ATGAAACACCGCAGAGACTTTCTAAAATCCGCCCTTGCCACTCTACCCGCGGCCGCTTGGGCCAAGAGCAATGAGGTGCGCCTCGGGGCCCAAAGCTACAGCTTCCGCGACCGCGACCTGGACGGCGCCATCGCTGGCTACCAGGCGGCCGGGTTGAAGTATGTCGAACTCTTTTCCGGCCACATCGAGCCGACGGGGACCAGCGCCAAGCCGGTCACCCGGGAGGAATTGCGCCAATGGCGGCTCGAAACGCCGCTGAAGCACTTCGAGGACGTCGCCGCGAAGATCAAGGCCGGGGGGCTCACGCTGGTCGCGTACAACTACAGCTTCCGAGAGGACTTCACTGATGCCGAGATCGCGCGCGGGTTCGACATCGCGAAGGCTTTGGGTGTGCAGTGGATCACGGCCTCGTCCAATGTGACCACCGCGAAGCGCATCGATCCTTTTGCCCGGAAGGCCAAGGTGAAGGTGGGCATGCACAACCACTCCCGCATCGCGCCGAACGAATTTGCCACTCCTCAGAACTTCGCCGACGCCATGGCCGGGACCAGCGAGTACATCTGCATCAACCTGGACATCGGCCACTTCTGCGCCGCGAACTTCGATCCGGTGGAGTTCCTGGACAAACACCACGAGCGCATTCTCACGCTCCACACCAAAGACCGGAAGCGGGATCAGGGCGACAATGTGCCGTTTGGTCAGGGGGACACGCCCATCCGGGCCGTGCTGCAACTGCTGAAGACCAAGGGCTACGACAACCCGCCAATGATCGAGTACGAGTACAAGGGGGCGGACACTGTGGCCGAGGTGAAGAAGTGCGCGGACTTCTGCCGCGCGGCGCTGGCTTAG